A window of the Deltaproteobacteria bacterium genome harbors these coding sequences:
- a CDS encoding DUF309 domain-containing protein, with protein MSKPGPFSIEWPPLADEGVRLFNTGDYHRCHDAFEDIWVESGGDQKVYYQGLIQTAVAYHKIRTRVFSGAKALFERGMEKLERTRHLVTPVRTDLFLHAARENYQKMLDLGEAGLDRFDESTFPQIHYIEGYEPQPPPDPSWLDRHVRH; from the coding sequence GTGAGCAAGCCCGGACCGTTTTCCATCGAGTGGCCTCCCCTGGCCGACGAAGGCGTGCGGCTGTTCAACACAGGCGACTATCACCGCTGCCACGATGCTTTCGAGGACATCTGGGTCGAATCCGGAGGAGACCAGAAGGTCTATTATCAGGGCCTGATCCAGACAGCCGTGGCCTATCACAAGATCCGGACCCGGGTTTTCTCAGGGGCGAAAGCACTGTTTGAGCGGGGAATGGAAAAACTGGAACGGACCCGGCATCTGGTGACCCCGGTCCGGACCGATCTTTTCCTGCATGCGGCTCGGGAGAATTATCAGAAGATGCTCGATCTGGGCGAGGCGGGTCTGGACAGGTTTGACGAAAGTACCTTTCCGCAGATTCACTATATCGAGGGGTATGAACCCCAGCCGCCGCCGGACCCTTCCTGGCTGGACCGGCACGTTCGTCACTGA
- a CDS encoding carbamoyltransferase codes for MRILGLTSPVSFNSAAAAVRDGRLVAAVEEERFVHLKHAPRMLPRQSVSYCLNVLEAGLADIDCIAVGHENSGSHLYGVLKAIFSGGIELSRLSLEQELAFWTNHLFGMRNFKGTLVPDKRRLRYYPHHLSHAASAFYCSGFERAAIMTLDGRGGYESGLLASGHGASIRPLAHVSIRQSWGLFYEWFTRALGFRHHSEEGKVMGLAAYGRPSLVPFVDFSGELPRIDNNGMARYFREIPWRKPGDEIAAVHHDIAAACQHTLEEAGLRIARWVLDRSEAKHLCLAGGVALNCSMNGRLWRDLPLEGIFIQPASSDSGTAIGAAMLAHVEMTGERAPFEMRHAYWGPEYTDAEVLDAIHKSKVPRWERSDDIAADTAKHLADGKILAWMQGRMEIGPRALGARSILADPRRAEMKEIVNRQVKWREPWRPFAPSIQEERVVDYVSHPVWSPFMIVAFQSLEAARGRIPAAIHVDGTARVQTVSRETNPRYWGLLEAFRKITGEAVVLNTSFNVKGQPIVNTPLEAISTLYSCGLDGLAIGNYLILK; via the coding sequence GTGCGCATTCTGGGACTTACATCTCCGGTTTCCTTCAATTCCGCAGCGGCGGCCGTCCGTGACGGCAGGCTTGTGGCCGCCGTCGAGGAAGAGCGGTTCGTTCACCTCAAGCACGCGCCCCGGATGCTCCCCAGGCAGTCAGTCAGTTACTGCCTTAACGTTCTGGAAGCAGGACTTGCGGACATCGATTGCATCGCCGTGGGTCATGAAAATTCCGGCTCACATCTTTACGGCGTGCTGAAGGCCATTTTCTCCGGCGGAATCGAACTATCCAGACTGTCGCTGGAGCAGGAACTCGCCTTCTGGACAAACCACCTGTTCGGCATGCGGAATTTCAAGGGAACCCTAGTTCCGGACAAGCGCAGACTGCGGTACTATCCGCACCATCTGTCTCATGCAGCGTCGGCGTTCTATTGCTCGGGATTCGAGCGGGCTGCAATCATGACGCTTGACGGCCGGGGCGGCTATGAAAGCGGCCTCCTGGCGTCCGGCCACGGCGCGTCAATCCGGCCCCTCGCCCATGTTTCCATCCGCCAGAGCTGGGGGCTGTTCTATGAATGGTTCACGCGGGCCCTCGGATTCCGGCACCACAGCGAGGAAGGAAAGGTCATGGGGCTGGCCGCCTACGGCCGGCCAAGCCTCGTTCCGTTCGTGGATTTTTCCGGAGAACTGCCCCGAATCGATAATAACGGAATGGCCCGCTACTTCCGCGAAATTCCGTGGCGGAAGCCCGGCGATGAGATTGCTGCGGTTCATCACGATATCGCCGCCGCCTGCCAGCATACGCTGGAGGAAGCCGGCTTGCGGATTGCCCGTTGGGTTCTTGACAGATCAGAAGCGAAGCATCTGTGCCTCGCCGGTGGAGTCGCGCTCAACTGTTCCATGAACGGCAGGCTCTGGCGCGACCTGCCACTGGAGGGGATATTCATCCAGCCAGCATCGTCCGACTCAGGTACGGCCATTGGCGCAGCAATGCTCGCCCACGTGGAAATGACTGGCGAACGGGCTCCGTTCGAGATGCGTCATGCCTACTGGGGTCCCGAATACACGGATGCCGAAGTTCTTGATGCCATCCACAAGAGCAAGGTGCCTCGTTGGGAGCGATCAGATGACATTGCTGCCGACACGGCGAAGCATCTGGCAGACGGGAAAATCCTCGCCTGGATGCAGGGCCGCATGGAGATCGGTCCCCGGGCACTGGGGGCACGGTCAATACTCGCCGATCCAAGACGGGCGGAGATGAAGGAAATCGTGAACCGGCAGGTAAAGTGGCGCGAGCCCTGGCGTCCCTTTGCCCCCAGTATACAGGAGGAACGGGTGGTGGATTACGTCTCCCATCCGGTCTGGTCGCCATTCATGATCGTGGCATTCCAGTCACTGGAGGCAGCGCGAGGAAGGATTCCGGCAGCCATCCATGTGGACGGAACGGCACGGGTGCAAACCGTCTCCCGTGAAACGAACCCGCGCTACTGGGGCCTGCTGGAGGCGTTCAGAAAGATCACGGGCGAGGCGGTGGTGCTGAACACCAGCTTCAACGTGAAGGGACAGCCGATCGTCAATACGCCTCTGGAGGCCATCTCAACACTTTATTCCTGCGGACTCGACGGCCTTGCCATCGGCAACTACCTGATCCTGAAGTAG
- a CDS encoding polysaccharide biosynthesis C-terminal domain-containing protein — MTRYLLVSLLALTGQIFSLLLQFLIARRYGTVASVDAWIAAQAIPAVISTAAGSLGGQLVMPALIRAAEQEGKEGFRQASGEFLSLFALTGLAVSLPLVLAAETIIGWTVPGLGEEAKDMAGWFLRVSAAGLPAGIVFVFFAQAAQTRERFLIAPVVSVLMLAGQFGAFLAAPTGRELHWVISAQALTAWLGLPLIAFLGLDWKPAPRLRPGNAAMSLIRRSVPALVIVASVRINHAVDNYFASGLPEGHLAALGYAVRSTAILQAAVAAPIMSVVFAGLAKSAARGEWDQFASDAGLAARRSLFISMMLAVLMAGLGARISVLFLGWGAPFDGISRLAWCLVVLSGITAFAAWGSLLARVCFAASLDRLAVVYLGIIPVIFNLVMDWLLVEPFGVIGLAAVTSLNAVLGLPLLERTLRKKGRIAGGFYLPFFRLVLCAGITGAALWFCPPVIADGTLTLTAEIILLGITGAVLFLILAGLLGDDTPRYLVDRFRRKFSGEELATAEAATP; from the coding sequence ATGACACGATACCTGCTCGTTTCCCTCCTCGCACTCACGGGCCAGATTTTCTCGCTCCTGCTCCAGTTCCTCATCGCTCGGCGGTACGGGACAGTGGCATCTGTCGATGCCTGGATCGCCGCACAGGCCATTCCGGCGGTCATCTCCACCGCTGCCGGATCGCTTGGCGGACAGCTTGTCATGCCAGCCCTGATCCGGGCCGCCGAACAGGAAGGCAAGGAGGGTTTTCGCCAGGCGAGCGGCGAGTTCCTGTCGCTGTTCGCTCTGACCGGCCTCGCTGTTTCGCTACCGCTTGTCCTCGCCGCTGAGACCATTATCGGCTGGACCGTACCTGGGCTCGGAGAAGAAGCAAAGGATATGGCCGGATGGTTCCTGCGCGTGTCCGCCGCAGGTCTTCCGGCGGGAATCGTGTTCGTGTTCTTCGCGCAGGCAGCACAAACACGGGAACGGTTCCTGATTGCCCCGGTCGTTTCTGTACTGATGCTTGCCGGCCAGTTCGGTGCATTCCTCGCCGCTCCCACTGGCCGCGAACTGCACTGGGTCATTTCCGCCCAGGCACTCACCGCCTGGCTCGGTCTTCCCCTGATTGCCTTCCTCGGACTCGACTGGAAACCGGCGCCCAGACTCCGGCCAGGAAACGCTGCAATGTCCCTCATTCGCCGGTCCGTACCCGCACTCGTGATCGTCGCCTCGGTCCGCATCAACCATGCTGTGGATAACTACTTCGCTTCGGGACTTCCTGAAGGTCATCTGGCCGCCCTTGGCTACGCTGTCCGGTCGACGGCGATCCTCCAGGCGGCAGTGGCGGCCCCGATCATGTCGGTCGTATTCGCGGGGCTGGCGAAATCCGCCGCTCGCGGAGAGTGGGACCAGTTTGCCTCTGACGCCGGGCTCGCCGCCCGCCGGTCACTGTTCATATCAATGATGCTGGCCGTTCTGATGGCCGGCCTCGGAGCCCGGATATCGGTGCTGTTTCTGGGATGGGGTGCACCGTTCGATGGCATATCACGATTGGCCTGGTGCCTCGTCGTGCTCTCCGGCATTACCGCCTTTGCCGCATGGGGAAGCCTGCTCGCCCGCGTCTGCTTTGCAGCTTCACTGGACCGGCTGGCGGTCGTCTATCTCGGTATTATTCCGGTGATATTCAACCTCGTCATGGACTGGCTTCTGGTGGAGCCATTCGGCGTCATCGGACTTGCCGCTGTCACCAGCCTGAACGCCGTTCTGGGTCTGCCACTGCTGGAGCGGACGTTACGGAAGAAAGGCCGGATCGCCGGAGGGTTCTACCTGCCGTTCTTCCGCCTTGTCCTGTGTGCCGGTATCACCGGAGCTGCACTGTGGTTCTGTCCGCCGGTAATTGCCGATGGCACCCTGACACTGACAGCCGAGATCATCCTGCTTGGCATCACCGGAGCCGTACTGTTCCTGATACTGGCAGGACTGCTGGGGGACGATACTCCCCGGTACCTGGTGGACAGGTTTCGCCGGAAATTCAGCGGCGAGGAACTGGCCACCGCGGAGGCCGCCACGCCATGA
- a CDS encoding glycosyltransferase codes for MKRRRIAQVVSSLALGGAERCALELAARLDRSRHDSTLLVAGETASGPLAEIAARQDLPIRTVQFRSLRHPADCARYIATLRDFDIVHVHNRPLDYQTAALLAAAPPLLKRPRFFWTCHLPYPDLTRSTRFRYRMTARTARDTIACSPAVARHLTGTIGIPATSVHTLTNGVDLDRYHPLPPSERNRIRQSMNCEGKTVIISAGRLTAQKGFDRFLSALALLASHENLPPWEAWIAGGGPEHDRLRELIPGLRLESQVRLLGPRMDLHHLLAAADLFVLLSRFEGLPLALLEALACGLPAVVSGIPAFSLLEADDAVSVSPDSADELEIATGATKYIRSLVMDPAERERRARKARQLAESRYDIRMWVKAHEQLYG; via the coding sequence ATGAAACGCCGCCGGATTGCGCAGGTCGTCAGTTCGCTTGCGCTGGGTGGTGCCGAGCGGTGCGCCCTGGAACTGGCCGCCCGCCTCGACCGGTCACGCCATGATTCAACCCTTCTGGTGGCAGGTGAAACCGCCAGCGGCCCGCTTGCCGAAATCGCCGCCCGGCAGGATCTCCCCATCCGGACAGTGCAGTTCCGCTCACTCAGGCATCCGGCGGACTGCGCACGGTATATCGCCACGCTTCGGGACTTTGATATCGTCCACGTCCACAACCGCCCACTGGACTATCAGACGGCCGCGTTGCTCGCCGCCGCTCCGCCGCTTCTGAAAAGGCCCCGGTTTTTCTGGACCTGTCATCTCCCCTATCCGGATCTTACCCGCTCAACCCGGTTCCGTTACCGAATGACGGCCCGGACCGCCCGGGACACCATTGCGTGTTCCCCGGCAGTTGCGCGTCACCTGACTGGAACGATCGGAATTCCCGCCACATCTGTCCATACGCTGACCAATGGGGTCGATCTGGACAGATACCATCCCCTGCCGCCGTCAGAGCGGAACCGGATTCGCCAGTCCATGAACTGCGAAGGAAAGACCGTAATCATCTCGGCCGGTCGGCTCACTGCCCAGAAGGGATTTGACCGGTTCCTGTCGGCGCTTGCCCTCCTTGCCAGCCACGAAAACCTTCCTCCGTGGGAAGCCTGGATCGCCGGCGGCGGACCCGAGCATGACCGGCTACGCGAGCTGATTCCCGGCTTGCGGCTGGAGTCACAGGTCCGCCTGCTTGGACCGCGGATGGACCTCCACCACCTGCTGGCGGCAGCCGACCTGTTTGTGCTGCTCTCGCGGTTTGAAGGACTCCCCCTGGCCCTGCTGGAAGCACTCGCCTGCGGGCTTCCGGCGGTCGTCTCCGGAATCCCGGCCTTCTCGCTGCTGGAAGCTGATGATGCGGTTTCCGTATCTCCGGACAGCGCGGATGAACTGGAAATCGCCACCGGAGCCACCAAATACATCCGGTCACTGGTGATGGACCCAGCAGAACGGGAACGGCGGGCCCGCAAGGCCCGCCAACTCGCGGAAAGCCGCTACGATATCCGCATGTGGGTGAAAGCCCACGAGCAGCTTTACGGCTGA
- a CDS encoding sigma-54-dependent Fis family transcriptional regulator yields the protein MAHILLVDDEPSSLLALTIFLKKAGHEVTTASDGEAALRVIEDMAPEVVVTDYRMEPLTGLDVLKKVQELQYPVEVILLTGEGTIGLAVEAMKMGAFDFLTKPVKPEDLNKVVNLALNRHSLITQVTRLKNQVGLRKGFEHIVGSSASMQRAIDLAQRVAGSDAPVLLLGESGTGKELFARAIHSNSPRGESPFVAINCGALPEALLESELFGHAKGAFTGAHATKKGLFEEADKGTIFLDEIGDMPLALQVKLLRVLQENEIRRVGDNRTIRIDVRLIAATHRNLKQMVSEGAFREDLYYRLRVIEIPLPPVRERRDDIRQLAQQFWARERKSQSAAISGDALEALAGYSWPGNIRELENAIRHAAVLAASDELQLRDLPSEIGVDIGEEGENGSSGGESAAAGGPPASSPDQVIPLAEAEKTHILNAYTACQHNQVETARRLGIGRNTLWRKLKEYGILKSA from the coding sequence GTGGCCCATATCCTGCTGGTTGATGACGAGCCATCAAGCCTGCTCGCGCTGACGATCTTCCTGAAAAAGGCGGGCCATGAGGTCACGACTGCTTCGGACGGAGAAGCGGCGCTCAGGGTGATCGAGGATATGGCTCCTGAAGTGGTCGTCACCGACTACCGGATGGAGCCGCTCACCGGTCTTGATGTCCTGAAGAAGGTGCAGGAGCTCCAGTACCCGGTCGAAGTCATCCTGCTCACCGGTGAGGGGACCATCGGGCTTGCGGTCGAAGCCATGAAGATGGGCGCATTCGATTTCCTCACCAAGCCAGTAAAGCCCGAGGATCTCAACAAGGTTGTCAATCTTGCGCTGAACCGGCACTCGCTGATCACGCAGGTCACGCGCCTCAAGAACCAGGTCGGACTCCGCAAGGGATTCGAGCATATCGTCGGCTCCTCGGCTTCCATGCAACGGGCCATTGATCTCGCCCAGCGGGTAGCAGGGTCGGATGCGCCGGTACTGCTGCTGGGTGAATCGGGTACCGGCAAGGAGCTCTTCGCCCGCGCCATCCATTCCAACTCGCCGCGGGGTGAGTCGCCCTTCGTGGCCATCAATTGCGGCGCCCTGCCGGAGGCGTTGCTGGAGAGCGAGCTGTTCGGCCATGCCAAGGGAGCATTTACCGGTGCACATGCCACCAAGAAGGGACTGTTCGAGGAAGCCGACAAGGGAACCATCTTTCTGGACGAGATCGGCGACATGCCGCTGGCGCTTCAGGTAAAGCTGCTCAGGGTGCTGCAAGAGAACGAAATCCGGCGGGTCGGGGACAATCGCACGATCCGCATCGACGTCCGGCTCATTGCCGCTACCCACCGGAACCTGAAGCAGATGGTGAGCGAAGGCGCCTTTCGTGAGGATCTTTACTACCGGCTCCGTGTGATTGAAATCCCGCTACCGCCGGTCCGTGAACGGCGCGACGATATCCGCCAGCTTGCCCAGCAGTTCTGGGCCAGGGAACGTAAGTCCCAGTCGGCGGCCATATCCGGGGATGCACTTGAGGCACTCGCCGGGTATTCGTGGCCCGGCAATATCCGTGAACTGGAGAATGCGATCCGGCATGCGGCCGTACTGGCCGCATCCGATGAACTCCAGTTGCGGGATCTGCCGTCCGAGATTGGTGTGGATATCGGCGAAGAAGGAGAAAATGGCAGTTCGGGCGGAGAATCCGCGGCTGCTGGCGGGCCGCCCGCGTCATCGCCAGACCAGGTGATCCCCCTCGCCGAAGCCGAAAAGACCCATATTCTCAACGCCTATACCGCCTGCCAGCATAACCAGGTGGAGACGGCACGCCGGCTGGGCATTGGCCGCAATACCCTCTGGCGGAAGCTGAAGGAGTACGGAATCCTGAAGAGTGCCTGA
- a CDS encoding HAMP domain-containing protein — translation MSFDFRKMNRFIPIRYRLVALFFSISILPLGVIAAVVADTVYVLQRMSFESGLRIVKNLAEENFRELARSEATRVSQHFELMLADLRRVQDQIEDVLSGSTRRESGLRPVELVRRSSGIWASPNPDDLRPVYLYPAWGQTLPDGVRNEIPRLVSAEGFLSQWVRSNPSASAAYIVTTSSLLLRYPPSDPDASGRIAGLDPAFDFRQLESYRRVLPGENPDRHIRLIGTHLDPLGGAWVLTFAAPLWVRSGEFLGMLAVNIPLERITPLLVEPGDRGGFVRVYDQNERLVGASHSVHAAGLPKSGARSAGHELVMLPVDEAGGLMRERARLAAGIGSFEVDIGDGPQLVAFHKIESMGWTLYLGAPARVFSEGAMAAIKPIFQQGVRVWLFAGFVVVLIAVLIVATAWRVSQSITQPLETLTEAVESMGAGSQAVAVEVDRGDELGKLARAFNRMAMNLADSRSKAIEAERMAFVGQMSAVLAHEIRNPLNSLVTTTHLLDPENATELSEEEKKALFGVLRKETNRLNHILTDFLAYARPREIKLSHVNVRAFLEGIAAVLKQNEAAAGKTIEVSVKDLPETVPFDEDQMEQVLINIGINGLQAMSEGGVIRLEARGEVAPAGAASGRLKGLVTVFEVSDTGKGLPPEMKDRVFEPFFTTKKKGTGLGLAIARRFIEAHGGAIEVDSAPGKGTRFTILLPRQGDT, via the coding sequence ATGTCCTTCGACTTCCGCAAAATGAACAGGTTTATCCCTATCCGGTACCGGCTCGTGGCCCTGTTCTTCTCCATCTCCATCCTGCCGCTGGGAGTCATCGCGGCGGTGGTGGCCGACACCGTCTATGTGCTCCAGCGGATGTCGTTCGAATCCGGCCTCCGGATCGTGAAGAACCTTGCCGAGGAAAACTTCCGCGAACTGGCGAGGTCCGAGGCCACCCGGGTCTCCCAGCATTTTGAGCTGATGCTCGCCGACCTGAGGCGCGTGCAGGACCAGATAGAGGATGTCCTGTCAGGCTCCACGCGCCGGGAGTCCGGACTCCGGCCTGTGGAACTGGTCCGCCGCTCCAGCGGGATATGGGCTTCACCCAACCCCGACGACCTGCGCCCGGTCTATCTCTATCCTGCATGGGGACAGACCTTGCCCGACGGTGTACGGAACGAGATTCCACGGCTCGTTTCGGCCGAGGGATTTCTCTCGCAGTGGGTCCGCTCAAACCCGTCGGCGTCGGCGGCCTATATTGTCACGACAAGCTCGCTGCTGCTGCGTTATCCGCCGTCTGATCCCGACGCCTCCGGACGGATTGCAGGCCTCGACCCGGCCTTTGATTTCCGGCAGCTGGAGTCCTACCGGCGGGTTCTGCCAGGAGAGAATCCGGACCGCCACATCCGGCTGATTGGCACCCATCTTGATCCGCTGGGTGGAGCCTGGGTGCTGACGTTTGCCGCCCCGCTGTGGGTGAGGTCGGGCGAGTTTCTGGGGATGCTGGCGGTGAATATCCCCCTGGAACGGATTACCCCGCTACTGGTGGAACCGGGTGACAGGGGCGGATTTGTCCGGGTTTATGACCAGAACGAAAGGCTCGTGGGGGCAAGCCACTCGGTTCATGCGGCCGGACTACCCAAATCCGGCGCTAGATCCGCCGGGCATGAGCTGGTCATGCTGCCGGTCGACGAGGCCGGCGGCCTGATGCGCGAGCGGGCACGCCTGGCGGCGGGAATCGGCTCCTTCGAGGTGGATATCGGCGATGGGCCGCAACTGGTCGCATTCCACAAGATCGAATCGATGGGCTGGACGCTGTACCTGGGTGCACCGGCCCGTGTTTTCTCGGAAGGGGCCATGGCTGCCATCAAGCCGATTTTCCAACAGGGTGTCCGGGTCTGGCTGTTTGCCGGATTTGTGGTGGTGCTGATTGCCGTACTGATCGTGGCGACCGCCTGGCGGGTTTCCCAGTCCATTACGCAACCCCTGGAAACCCTCACTGAAGCGGTGGAGAGCATGGGGGCCGGAAGCCAGGCAGTCGCAGTGGAAGTGGACCGGGGGGATGAACTGGGGAAGCTGGCCCGTGCGTTCAACCGGATGGCCATGAATCTTGCCGACTCCCGTTCCAAGGCGATCGAAGCCGAGCGGATGGCGTTTGTGGGGCAGATGTCAGCGGTACTTGCACATGAAATACGGAATCCGCTCAATTCACTGGTGACGACGACCCATCTGCTTGATCCGGAGAACGCCACGGAACTTTCCGAGGAGGAGAAAAAGGCCCTGTTCGGGGTCCTGAGGAAGGAAACCAACCGCCTCAACCACATCCTGACCGACTTTCTCGCCTATGCACGGCCGCGGGAGATCAAGCTGTCGCATGTGAATGTCCGGGCTTTCCTGGAGGGCATCGCCGCTGTTCTCAAGCAGAACGAGGCCGCCGCCGGGAAAACCATCGAGGTATCAGTGAAGGATCTGCCGGAGACGGTTCCCTTTGACGAGGACCAGATGGAGCAGGTGCTGATCAATATCGGCATCAACGGATTGCAGGCAATGAGCGAGGGGGGCGTGATCCGGCTGGAAGCCCGGGGTGAGGTCGCTCCCGCCGGGGCGGCAAGCGGACGCCTGAAAGGGCTTGTGACCGTTTTCGAGGTGTCCGACACGGGCAAGGGTCTCCCGCCGGAAATGAAGGACCGGGTATTCGAGCCGTTTTTCACCACCAAGAAGAAGGGTACGGGACTGGGTCTCGCCATCGCCCGCCGGTTCATCGAAGCCCATGGGGGCGCCATCGAGGTGGACTCGGCCCCCGGAAAAGGGACACGATTCACCATTCTGCTTCCCAGGCAAGGAGATACCTGA
- a CDS encoding acyl-CoA/acyl-ACP dehydrogenase gives MFQYKDTHRMAQMAIRQFMDKEIRPHVIHHENHPEDPPYPLMKKLLTTFGVTSMAESAFQKMKKREAAKAAGEAGDDAEKKGGSMLGGNDPAMSSILGIELARVCPGIALSFGATLGLYGQSIMNKGTLWQKEKYGLPIFKMEKIGAWGMTEPGAGSDAYGSMRTTARRDGDWWVLNGHKTFITNAPFADYFVIYAKIDEGQGVSRDTPIQAFIVEKGTPGFEASKPFRKMGMHSSPTGEVFLDNVKIPLNQLLGEKAKEQAKEQSRDVFSSERTGTATMCLGIIDRCCELTFKYMREREQFGQKIGDFQGLRWMLADMLTIRENVKNWHLRMLDYQVRGERVPMEIACADKLYCAPAATKVAMDAVQIMGGFGYMQDAEVEMHARDAKLIEIGGGTNQIQQNTIAREVMRTGQIPPLYA, from the coding sequence ATGTTCCAGTACAAAGACACGCACAGAATGGCTCAGATGGCGATCCGGCAGTTCATGGACAAGGAGATCCGGCCCCACGTGATTCACCATGAGAACCACCCGGAAGATCCACCCTATCCGCTGATGAAAAAACTGCTCACCACGTTTGGCGTGACCAGCATGGCCGAAAGCGCATTCCAGAAAATGAAGAAGCGCGAAGCGGCCAAGGCTGCCGGAGAAGCGGGTGATGATGCGGAAAAGAAGGGCGGCTCGATGCTGGGCGGTAACGACCCGGCGATGAGCTCGATACTCGGCATTGAACTGGCACGGGTGTGTCCGGGCATCGCCCTCTCGTTCGGCGCGACGCTGGGACTCTATGGTCAGTCGATCATGAACAAGGGAACCCTGTGGCAGAAGGAAAAATACGGTCTCCCCATCTTCAAGATGGAGAAAATCGGCGCCTGGGGCATGACCGAACCGGGGGCGGGTTCTGACGCCTACGGTTCGATGCGGACCACCGCCCGTCGTGACGGCGACTGGTGGGTGCTGAACGGCCACAAGACTTTCATCACCAACGCGCCATTCGCTGACTACTTCGTGATTTACGCCAAGATTGACGAGGGGCAGGGCGTCAGCCGCGACACACCAATCCAGGCGTTCATTGTCGAAAAGGGCACACCCGGCTTCGAGGCATCCAAGCCGTTCAGGAAGATGGGGATGCACTCCTCCCCGACGGGCGAGGTGTTCCTTGATAACGTGAAGATCCCGCTCAACCAGCTACTCGGCGAAAAGGCAAAGGAGCAGGCCAAAGAGCAGTCCCGGGATGTGTTCTCCAGCGAGCGCACCGGAACGGCGACCATGTGCCTCGGCATCATAGACCGGTGCTGCGAACTCACGTTCAAATACATGCGTGAGCGCGAGCAGTTCGGCCAGAAGATCGGTGATTTCCAGGGCCTCCGGTGGATGCTGGCCGACATGCTGACGATCCGGGAGAACGTGAAGAACTGGCATCTCCGGATGCTCGATTACCAGGTTCGTGGCGAGCGGGTTCCGATGGAGATCGCTTGCGCCGACAAGCTCTACTGTGCGCCGGCGGCGACGAAAGTCGCCATGGACGCGGTGCAGATCATGGGCGGTTTCGGCTACATGCAGGATGCCGAAGTGGAAATGCACGCCCGTGACGCGAAACTGATCGAGATTGGCGGCGGCACCAACCAGATCCAGCAGAACACCATCGCCCGGGAGGTGATGCGTACTGGCCAGATCCCTCCGCTGTACGCGTGA
- a CDS encoding VWA domain-containing protein, with amino-acid sequence MFTDFYYTLRGHEVPVTPTEWLTFMHALSTGSVPPTMEGFYSVGRALMVKNEGDFDRWDRAFLEYFKDVESSDDMMAKILAGLKAVPPKELTEAEKALIEHLDLEQIRANFEKQYREGHFREHVGGSKRIGTGGTSTQGNSGFNKAGVRVGGDGRLRRAVQIAGERKFRDYAGDRVIDIRTVQLALRRLRKLVPTGPEDELNLDRTIDATAKNAGDIDLVWQQRKLPGVRLVLLMDSGGSMWPHAELVEILFSAAKGLFREVEFFYFHNMVYDQVWRSFRTGEKVRTAELIHDRVPETKILFVGDAAMALSELLSVNGAIDYFARNEPGIRWLTRFRDKFRHVAWLNPEPVENWHYADSTARIAQMIPMFPLTLEGLEDSVRELTQGRGR; translated from the coding sequence GTGTTTACCGATTTCTACTACACGCTCCGCGGCCATGAAGTCCCGGTCACACCGACCGAGTGGCTGACTTTCATGCATGCATTGTCAACAGGGTCCGTGCCCCCGACGATGGAAGGCTTCTATTCGGTGGGCCGCGCCCTGATGGTGAAAAACGAGGGAGACTTTGACCGCTGGGACCGGGCATTTCTCGAGTATTTCAAGGACGTGGAAAGCTCGGATGACATGATGGCAAAAATACTCGCCGGCCTTAAGGCCGTTCCGCCGAAAGAACTGACCGAGGCAGAAAAGGCACTGATCGAGCATCTCGATCTTGAGCAGATCCGGGCGAACTTCGAGAAGCAGTACCGCGAAGGGCATTTCAGGGAACACGTAGGCGGAAGCAAGCGTATCGGCACCGGTGGCACGTCCACGCAAGGAAACAGCGGCTTCAACAAGGCGGGCGTACGGGTGGGGGGCGACGGCCGGCTCCGCCGGGCAGTACAGATCGCCGGTGAGCGCAAGTTCCGCGACTATGCGGGCGACCGGGTGATCGACATCCGGACCGTGCAGCTTGCGCTCCGCCGTCTCCGGAAACTGGTGCCTACGGGACCGGAGGACGAACTCAACCTCGACCGGACCATCGACGCCACCGCGAAGAATGCCGGGGATATTGATCTCGTCTGGCAGCAGCGCAAGCTGCCGGGCGTCCGGCTGGTGCTGCTGATGGATTCGGGCGGCAGCATGTGGCCGCACGCCGAGCTGGTGGAGATACTGTTCTCGGCCGCGAAGGGCCTGTTCAGGGAGGTCGAATTCTTCTATTTCCACAACATGGTTTACGATCAGGTCTGGAGGAGTTTCCGGACGGGCGAGAAAGTCCGGACGGCGGAACTCATTCATGACCGGGTTCCCGAAACCAAGATCCTCTTTGTCGGCGACGCCGCCATGGCCCTGTCAGAACTGCTCTCCGTCAACGGCGCCATTGACTACTTTGCCCGTAACGAACCGGGCATCCGGTGGCTCACCCGGTTCCGCGACAAGTTCCGTCATGTGGCATGGCTGAACCCGGAGCCGGTCGAGAACTGGCACTATGCCGATTCAACGGCACGCATCGCCCAGATGATTCCGATGTTCCCGCTCACGCTGGAAGGACTCGAGGATTCCGTCCGGGAACTGACACAAGGACGGGGGCGGTAA